A region of the Bacillus sp. NP247 genome:
AGAAAAATCGTTTCGTATTATCCGCTTAAATATATGATGGTAGAAACAGATGGTCCATGGGAATTTCAGAAGGATACGATGACACATCCTTATATGATAAAAGATGTATTACAAGAAATTAGTATAATAAAAAAAATATCAGTAGAGAAAGTTGCAGAGCAAATATATGAGAATACGGTGCGATTGTATCAAGTTATTGAGTGATAGCAAAAAACACCAAGCATCTCGCTTGGTGTTTTTTATGATTCTAATTTTTTCGCACGTCTTAATAATAAAAGAAAGACAATTATAATGAACCCAATTATAAGGAAGAATCCATATTGTTTTATATAATCAATTATATCATTCATACTTGTTGGTTTTTCAACGTGAATGCCGTCTTTATTAGTAGTAATATGAATATCTTTCATTTTTACTTCATTCGTTTCTTTTTGTAAATCAATCCACTCTATGTTTGGGATACTTTCTAGTTCCCTTAATACCTCTTTTAATGGTTTAACGCCCAAGTAAGGATGATAAAATGCACCGATAATTCCATCGGATAATTTAGAAATAGATAAAGCTTTTTCTTTCATATTTGTAATAGTTTGTGGTTTATCTTCTTCAATAAATCCAACTGTTTCAGGCATTAATTTCATTCCATGTAAAAATGATGGTGTACTCGTGTATGCTGGTGAGTGCATTGATTTCCAAGTTGTATCGTTTAGTTGTAGTTGTCCTACATAAGTTGAAAAATATTGTGATAGTATTTCATATCCTTTTTGAGACATTGTATAGTGCGGAGCTTCAAAGGCAACTGGATATAATTTTGCTCCTACAAGCTCTGTAATCCCTTTTTCAATATGCTCTTTAGTATATTTTTCTTCGAAGGATTTTCCATTTTCTACGTATTTAGTATAGTCTTCTGTAGACTGAAAATCGTCTTTTAGCTTTGGTATTTCATGATTCGGTTGGCGAATTGGTTGATCTGTTTTTACATCCCAAAATTCAAAACCTTCGCCAGTTTCACTATCATAAAACTGATGGGTGTAACCATGCATAACGATAGAACCGCCGTTATCTTGCATAAAGCGTAAAACATCGATTAATTCAGAGTTATCCTTTAAATGTACTGTTTTTCCTGTGTCTGGATCTTTGTAAACAGGGATAACGGTAATCATATAAGGGAGCTTTTTCTCTTTTAGTAATTCAGCAATTTCTTTTAATTGCTTTACATCTACAGCTGGGTGAACGTCTTCAAGACGTAAATAAGCTGCAGTTTTATTTGTCATAGGCTCTTGTCCGAAGTAAGAAAACAACATTTCACCGACGTAATGGGACATCCAATCAAAAAGGTTTGGAGTCGCGACATAATAGGATGTTCCTTGCTGAACGATTAACGGATGGATTCCATCGGCACTCAAGGCATTAGCAAGAGTTGTTCCTTTTGTTTCAACTTTCTTCATTAAGCGTTCTTCATGTAATTCATTTTTTAACTGGCGAGTCGGATATTCTATAGTGTGAATTCGTATATCGGTTTCTTTCGAGGTAATGAAAGAAAAACGATTAGATAATTGTTCAACATTTTGTCCTAAAACTAATACTGGACCTGAGAAGTTTTCTAGAAATTGTTTTACTTCAGTAGAAAGGTCTTCTTTTTTCTCTCCGATATAAACAATATGTGTATAAGAAGTTGAATCAGTACTTTTACTTATTTCTTTCAAATTTTTTACTGTTATATTATTTGTAAAGTGTCCTAACTGAGTATTAAGGATTTGTACATTGTTTGTAATTTTATCGTCTTCTGTACTATACAAAACGAGTACTTTTGGTTTTGATGATGTTTGCGCAGAGGTATGTATAGGAATGAGTAGTAAAATGCTGAAAAAGATTAGTAGAGTTCTTTTCATTTATGTATTCTCCTATTCTATATATGTAATTCAATTTACAATTATATACAAAAAATAAGTTATAGTCTATGTAAGTTACATTTTTGCACGTATTTACCATATGTTTTTTCACAAAATCGGTCTAAAGCATGATGATAATATGTATAGTTATTTGCTATGATTAAAGAGTAAGAGAATGATAGAGTGTAGGTAATTGTGAAGGGAAGGCTGAAAGGGGACAAATTTCAGCGGAGAAAGAGGTAGAGGTAGTGAAGAAATTCTTTGTAGGATTTTTAGTTGTTCTTGGAGTGTATTTATATTTCCAAGGAAAGTCTGAAGGAATGGGTAAGCTAATGAATGAAACAAGCTATGTTGATTCAGAAGAAGCAAAACAGATGAAACAAATCATTATAGAGGAAGCAAAGAAAGTAAAGCTTCCGGAATGGATACCTCTTACAATTGCCGAACATGAAAGTAGGTTAAATCCAAGAAGTGTTGGAGATAACGGGACTTCATTCGGGTTGTTTCAATTACATCGCGGTGGTGGGCTTGCACCAGATCATTTAACAGATGAAGAGTTGAAAGATCCACGTACAAATGCACAAATTGCAATGCCGCATTTAATGAAAGGGTACAAGCGCGGGGTGCAAAAAGGTTTGACTGATTTTGCATTACTGAAATATATAGCGAATACATCTGGATGGCCAGGGAATTTAGGGCCAGAATGGACGGATAATAATATGAAGTATAACATCGGATTAGAGGATGTATACTATCGAAATAAAGGCGTGATAAAGTGAAACTTTAATCAGCGGGGGAGTTTGTTCATCCACCGCTGATTATTAGCCTTCACCAATCGGGCTTTTACGGGCAGTTGATCTTCCACCTAACTTCCTCGGATTCGCCGAGTTTTGAGGTGGGAGTTTTACTGCCCGTTAATGCGGGATAAAAGAGTAGGTTTTCTATACCTACTCTGTTTTTCTATGAATAATTGTATCCTCTTGCCTCGTGAAATACTGCGCTAATTGTATTTTCACATCTTCTAGTTATGTAGAAACTTGCGGTATTTTATAGCCTACATACAACGGTGAAACTACAAACCTGGGAACAACTTTACAAATGATTTTTCCGTTTAGGTGATAGAAGAATAAGTTATAACTACTACACCCTTTATGGAAATCCGTTAATATGTAACATACAGTTTGCTGAATGTAACTTGCCATTTCATCTATAGATGCAATATCTTCAATGATGATGTTAAATTCAGTAAAACCGATAATGGGGCGCTCAGAAATATTAAGTTCAATGCGTTCGTTTTTTTGTACAATTACCCCTTGGAAATTTTCGTTTTCTATGTTTGCGAGATAGTCTACATATTTCATTCCGATAATTTGCATATGCGCATGATGCAAACTTCCACCTGAAAATGGACCATGATTTTTATATAAAATAACAGATGTAAATTCATCACTTTTCTGTAAGTCTAACCAGTGTTTAATGGAAAAACAAATTAGTGATCTCATATGTTCTTCTGTATATGTTGCGATATGATCATCACAATTATCCGTTTCAATTAGCACAGTTTGAAATGTATCTTTTAGTGTAGGGAATTTATTTTTCAACCAAATAATAGGACCCTCGGTTGCTAAAATATCAGTTAAATTTTCTCTGTCACAAAAAGGACAAGCAGCACTTCTATTACGAATACTTTCTGGTTTTTGTTTGCCAATATCATTCAAAAAATAAAGTTGTTGTGTATCCATTTCTCTATACCCCTTTTAAATGTGTGTAAAACTTCCGTCTAATACATTCGGGAAAAGGAGGGGGAAATCCTTTAAAGGAAATAGAGCAAAAATAAAAGACAAGATATCCTTATTACAATAGGGTACCTTGTCTTTTATTTTTTCTTTAATAGTGTGTATGGATAATATAGAGCATTTTCATTTTGTTTCTTTTTTCTATTTTTCATTGTGTATAAGGCAATTGCTGTACTTGCGATTACAATAATGGCTTTCTTCATATTCATATACCCCTTTTTATTGTTGGTTTAATTCTTGGCTAACTGCTTTTGCATCGACTAAAGCGTGTAAAACCATTTTTACCATGTTCATCATAGTTCTTTCCTCCCTGTTATAGTTCGTTTAATTCTTTTACAACTGATTGTCCGTTCACTAATACCTCAAAGATTACTTTTACGATTTCTTTTATCATGATTGTTTCCTCCTTTATTTGTCTCTCTTGTTTACATCTTTATTGTATAGGGAGGCGTCTTTTCGTACTATCGCTTTCCATTACGTGAACATAACAGTTTTGTAAGATTTGATGTCACTTATTGAAATGTTTAGTCTATCTTCATTATTTTCAGAAAAATGACTATTCAAACATGAAATGGGAAAGTATAATAAAGAAGTAAGTATTAAATTCCGTACGAAAGGAGTGAATGAGATGAAATGTTCTTTAGCTACGCGCGCAAAATTTTTAGATTATATCTATATTTGTCGTGCGATTTTTCATGATGTAGTTGTTAACGGGATACGTATGCCCTTTTTTAACAATTGCATAGTAGCTATTGAACGATAGAAATCTCTTCACCCATTTTTGATAAACGTGTGAAAAGGGAGCTATTTTGCTTCCTTTTTCTATGCCAAAAACCATGGGGAACGTTTCTTTCCCATGGTTTTTTATATTGAAAGGAGTACGGAAAATGACAATTTGTAGTGTACATAATGTAAAGAAATCTTTTGGTGGAAACATCATATTTGAAAATATATCGCTTGAAGTAAAGAATGGTGAACGTGTTGGGTTAGTTGGTCGTAACGGTAGTGGGAAGACAACAATCTTTCAACTACTAACAGGAATGGAGAATGTGGATGCAGGGGCCATTCATATGAAGAAGGGTACACGTATTGGTCATGTGGCACAAATTCCAAAATTTGATGAGGATATGACTGTATATGATGTATTGAGTTCCGCGTTTAAAGCAGAAAAGGAATTAGAAAGAGAAATGCATGCTTTAGAAAAAAATATGGCGGAAGAACAGGAATCATCTGCTTTACAAAAATTGATGGAGAGATACGGAGTAATTCAAGAAAGGTACGCGTTTCTCGGTGGTTATGAAATAGAAGCGAATATTATGAAGGTAGCAAATGGTCTACAGGTGACGGAACTATTTCCCCGATCATTTATGGAGTTAAGTGGTGGAGAACAAACAAAAGTAAGCCTTGCGTACATGCTATTGCAGAAACCAGATTTACTTTTATTAGATGAACCAACAAATCATCTGGACTTATTTGCAGTCGAGTGGTTAGAGCAATTTCTAAAAGAGTATATAGGAACAGTTATGGTCATTTCACATGATCGCTATTTCTTAGATGAAGTTGTAACGAAAATTTTTGATTTAGAAGATGGAGAAATTCACGTATATCATACGAACTATTCACAGTTTGTTGAGGAAAAGGAAGAAAGATTGCTTCAAGAATTTCAAGCGTATCAAGAACAGCAAAAGAAAATAAAGAAAATGAAAGAAGCAATTAAGCGCTTGCGAGAATGGGCAAATCAAGCGAATCCGCCGAATGAAGGATTGCATAAGAGAGCGAGAAATATGGAACGTGCATTAGAGCGCATAGAGAAACTAAAGAGACCCATTTTGGATAGAAAACAGATGGGACTTCAGTTTGAAGGGCAAGAGAGAAGCGGGAAAGATGTTGTTGTAATGAAAGAAGTGAGTAAAGGATTTGCTGACAGATCTTTATTCGAGAAAGTAAATTTGCATATTCGTTTTCAGGAGCGCGCAGCTATCGTTGGACGTAACGGTACAGGAAAGACTACGTTATTAAAATTACTACTAGAAGAAATGAAGCAAGATACTGGTGAAATTCGGATTGGTAGTAGTGTGAAAATCGGTTATTTATCGCAACATGCGTACGGGAATATGAAGAACAATGTATTGGAAGCTTTCAGAGATTGTGTAGCTGTAACTGAGGGAGAAGCAAGACATATATTAGCGCGATTTTTATTTTATGGTCCAGCTGTTTTTAAGAAAGTAACGCAACTTAGCGGTGGAGAAAAAATGAGGTTAAGACTCGCGCAACTTATGTATCAAGATGTTAACTTTCTCATTTTAGATGAACCGACGAATCATCTTGATATTGAATCAAGGGAAGTTTTAGAGGAAGCCCTTGAACAATATAACGGGACGATTTTAGCTGTTTCACATGATCGTTATTTCTTAAATAAATTGTTTGAAAAGACATATTGGATTGATGAGCACAAATTATTTGAGTTTGCAGGGAACTATGCATGGGCTCGTCAAAAGTGGGAAGAAATAATTGAGAAACAAGTAGCAAAACAGAAGCAGCAACAGCAACAGCAAGGGAATAGAGCGTTAGAAGTAATGCCTATAAAAAAGAAGAAGGCTAGGAATTTAGAGGAAGTTGAAAGCGAGTTAATGCATATAGAAGAAGATATATATGCACTTGAATGTAAAATGGAACATGTAGTTGATGTTGAAATGCTTGAACAATTGTATGAAGAAAAAACGAAAAAAGAGTTTTTACGAGCGGAGTTATATAATGAGTTAGAGAATATTGTGGGGTAAAGAAAATAGAATGGAAGAGCAAGTTGTTTTCTCATATTTTGAGGGAGGGCTTGTTCTTTTTTCTATAAGGAAAGAGAAAAAATTGGTATAATTTTCTTGTTGATGCGATAACGAGACGAACTTTAGGTTATTAAAATGTGAGGAGAATTTTATGTTAGGATACGCGCGGATTGCTACAATCGTTATGATTTGTTTCGTTTACGCAAATCATGTTTCACGTGAAACAGCAAATTTACAAATTTTTGTCGGTATTGCACTTTTCATTTATATTGTGAATCATATTTTACTTGTAAAAGCAAAAGAGAGTAGGAAACTCATTTTTTATACCTTGCTCGCAAACGGTATTGTCACAGCATTATTAGGATTTTTATTTCCCGAGACATGTTTGTATTTAATTATATTTGGAATTGATGCGGTAGGATTATTTATTCATGATTGGCGTAAAAGTATGACTTATTTTTTCATCGCTTTTTTCTTTCTTTGTTGGTTTATAAATATAATGCATACGTACCAACATACAGGGAGTTTGGAATTGGAGAGTAATGCAATTAACTTTATGTTTATCATTTTTAGTGCTTTAGCTGGAAACTTAATAAAAAAACTTACAGCTGCTAGGCAAATGGTAGATGAGCAATATGGGGAATTAGCATTATCTCATACAGCTTTAAAAGAAGCACATGAACAGTTAAGGCTATATGCCAAAGAGGTAGAGGAATTGACAGCGGTTCGGGAGCGAAATGATATTGCCCGAGAAATTCATGATACCGTCGGTCATAATATGACAGCTTTGCTTGTGCAGTTGCAACTAGCGGAAGCACTATGGAAGCAAAACTCAGATACGACAGAAACGGTTTTACATACATGTTATGAACTGGCTAGAAAGTCACTTCAAGAAGTAAGAGCTTCTGTTCATGCTTTAAAAGAGGAAAGTAAACTAGGAAACATAGTAGAAAATATGCGTGGAATGTTGAATGAATATTCTAAAATGACGAAAGTACAAGCATCTTTTCGATTGCAAGGAGATCCTGTTACAATTCCATTGTCGCTACACCCTACATTACTTCGTATTATGCAAGAGTCTTTAACAAATGCAAAACGTCATGGGAAAGCGAGTTTATGTGAAGTGAGTTTAACTTGTTCAATGAAACAAGTTAAACTCTGTATTTCGGATAATGGTGTGGGAGTCAACGAGGTAAGTCCAGGTTTTGGTTTACTTAATATGAAAGAACGTGTAGAGGAACATGGTGGAACTATTCAATTTGAGAGTGAGATAGAAAAAGGCTTCCAGTTACAGATTGAATTTCCGCTTCAGGAGAAAACATGGTTAATAGGGGGAACGGTATGATTCGCATTATGATTGTTGATGATCAATCACTCATTCGTGATGGTTTAGCGATGTTATTAAATTTACGTCCAGAACTCGAAGTAGTGGGAACGGCTACGGATGGAGACGAAGTGATACAAAAAGTGAAAGAGCTACATCCTGAAATTATTTTGATGGATATTCGGATGCCTCGTATGAATGGTGTTGAAGGAACACGTTTAGTTAGAGAACAGTTCCCTCATATAAAGGTTCTTATGTTGACGACTTTTAGTGATAGTGAGCTTATTTTTGAAGCATTGGAGCAAGGGGCGAGTGGTTATTTATTGAAGGATATGGAGACAGATGCAATCGCGCAAGCAATTTTAACGGTGCATAGTGGCGGGGTTGTGCTTCCTCAGGATATAACAGCGCAAATTATAGAGGAATTAAAAAAGAAGAAAGTGGCAGTAGAGTGTAACCCACCAGAACAACTAAAACAATTAACTGAGCGAGAAGTAGATGTTTTAAGGGAAATTGGGCTTGGTTTAAATAATAAAGAGATTGCTGAAAAGTTATTCATTACAGAGGGAACTGTAAAGAATCACGTTTCTAATTTGATTAGTAAGCTAGAACTGAGGGATCGAACACAAGCAGCAATATACGCAGTAAGATATGGTGTTACGACATACACATGACTTTTGGCATATATAAGTGTGAAAAAGCAGCGGAATTTGCTGCTTTTTTATTTTGTATTTCTATCTCAAGGGTGATGGAGAGAAGAAGAAATTTTTCTACAATGAAAGTGTAGATGAATGCAAAGGGGCTGAATCAATATGTTAGTCATAGATCATATTACGAAATCATTTGGCAAGAAGGAAATCGTAAAGAATGTTTCTTTTGAAGTGAAAAAAGGTGAAACATTTGGATTGCTTGGACCAAACGGAGCGGGGAAATCAACGACGATATCAATGATTTGCGGGTTAATTCCATACGATAGTGGTGATATAAAAGTTGGTGGGAAATCTGTAAAAGAGTATCCATTAGAAGCGAAAAAGAAAATCGGTATTGTCCCGCAAGACATTGCGCTGTATCCGACACTTTCAGCAAAGGAAAATTTGATTTTTTGGGGAAAGATGTACGGTTTAAATGGAAAAGTTGCAAAAGAGCGTGCAGAGGAAGTGTTAGCTTACGTCGGTTTACAGGATCGGGGAAAAGATAAAATTGAAACATTTTCAGGTGGAATGAAAAGGCGTATTAATATTGGTGCAGCACTGATGCACGAACCAGAGTTATTAATTATGGATGAACCGACAGTCGGGATTGATCCGCAATCGAGAAATCATATTTTAGAGACTGTTAAAAAGTTAAATGAAAAAGGTATGACGGTCATTTATACGAGTCATTACATGGAAGAAGTTGAGTATTTATGTGAGCGAATTGCCATCGTTGATCACGGAAAGGTAATTGCACTAGGAACGAAAAGAGAGTTATGTAATCGTCTAACAGATGGATTTATAGTGAAATTGCAATTAAATCGCTATAGTACGGAACTGCTACAAAAGTTGAAAGCACTACCTGTTGTTGAGCGGATTATTTTTGACGAAGATAATAGCACAATTGACATTGGACTAAATGGTAGCGAGGCAATTGGTACAGTTGTTTCAGAAGTTGTTGAGAACAAAGCTCAAATTTTAAAACTGGAAGTACAAGAACCGAATTTAGAGGCACTCTTTTTACAATTAACAGGACGTTCACTGCGTGATTAAGGAGGTTAGTGCGAGATGAAAAGTTTCATTATTGCATGGAAAGATTTAAAAATCCGTTTAATTGATCGCCGCGGATTTATGATGATGTTAATTATGCCGCTTTTATTAACAGCGATTTTAGGTTCAGCGTTAAGTAATGTATTTGATAGTGGTGGATTACCGAAAACAGTAATTGGCTATTATCAAGGGGGAACGGATGAGTTTGCAGATGTCTTTCAAAAAGATGTACTGCAATCTAAAGAAATAAAAGATGATGTGAAAGTAAATGTAGTTAACTCTCAGGAAGAGCTTGAAGATATGTTAAAGGAAAAGAAAATCGATGTAGGAATTGTCATCCCAAATAAATGGAGCGAACAAATACAAGATGGAAAATTAAAAGAACCAAAGGTGCTTATAGACCCATCAAAAGATATACAAGCGAAAATTGCCGAATCAATGATCCGCTCTTTTTCAGAACGTGTTCAAACAGTCGCAGTATCTACTAAAAGTGTTGTAACAGAATTAGCGAAATCTCAGCATGGTGATGTAGCACAAGTTGCAAAAGAAGTAAGTGGAAGTCTCCAGACGATAGCAACTGCAAGTGTGGATAACATCCAAAAAGGAACGATAGGTAAAAAAACAGTTGCAGCGATGCAATATTATGCAGCAGCGATGTTAGTCATGTTTTTACTATATAACATAACAGTAGGTGCGAAGTCAGTTGTAACAGAGCAACGAACCGAAACGTTGGCGCGGTTGTTCAGTACACCGACGAGCTCATTTTCAATTTTATTCGGGAAGTTTTTAGGTACATTACTATTTGCCTGTATACAATTTGGAATATTTATAGTTGCTACACACTTTATGTTTCATGTGGAATGGGGCGAAGACGTGTCTCAAATAATAGTGTTAGGGGTTTCGTATGCAATTTGTGTTTCTGGTTTATCCATGCTAATTGCAGCCTTTATCCGTGAGGAAAAAACGGCAGATTTAATGGGGGGAATCGGCATTCAAATATTAGCTATATTAGGTGGATCAATGTTACCGATTTACGTATTTCCCGATACGCTTCAAACAGTTGCGAATATTGTTCCAAATAAATGGGCACTTACAAGCTTCTTAAATATTATGTCGGGAACATCTTGGGATGTGCTACTCCCTATTATTTTAAGTTTATGTAGTGCAGGAATTATCTCCGTTATGATTGGAACGTTACGTTTACGTACGAGATAGGAGGGGAAATGATGAAGAAGGTTTGGGCACTTTGTTGGCTAGAATTAAAACAAATCTTAATTAAGCCACAAAGTTATATACTCATGTTTGGAATGCCTATTATTTTCACACTTATTTTCGGTGGGCTTTTAGGTGGAAGTGGGAATGAGAAAGTAAATGTTAGTTTAGTAGATAAAGATGGTTCTGTATTATCTAGCAAGTATTATGAGGAAATAAAGAAAAGTGATTTAATTTCTATAGAGAAGGTAACGTATGCGGAAGGGAAACAGAGGATCGAAAACAAGAAATCATCTGGTATAATCATCATTCCAAAAAATTTTCAAAAGAGTATGCTAGATAGAAAGGTAGAAAATATTCAATTTCAAGCCAGTGCTGATTTCACTGGTGGAGCTTCTGTAGAGCAAGTATTAGCAAGTGCATTAAAAAAGATGGAGATAGAAGTTAGTGCAGCAAGAGATTTTGAGAAGAAAAGTAACACTCCGTGGGAAACGATGTATGAAACAATTTATACAAAAGTAAATCCTGTTTCGATTCAAAAAGAATCGATTTTACATGATGATCAAAAGTTAAATAACGTTACAGGTCGAGCGGCAGGTTTTTCAATTCTATTCGTCATGATTGTCATGTTAAGTGTGACGGGAACTATTTTGAAAGCTAGACAACTTGGGGTTTGGTCTCGTTTATTAGGGACACCAGTTTCAAAAGTTCAAATACTAGCAGGTTATATCCTTTCCTTCTTTTTAATAGGGTGGATTCAATTTGGTGTTTTAATGATATTAACGCATTCATTATTTGATGTGCAGTGGGGAAATTTATTAGGGGTTATTACACTCGTTTCAGTATTGTTATTAACCGTCATTGGTCTAGCTTTATTATTGGCAAGTATAGTAAAAACAACAGAACAGCAGTCAGCACTAGGTAATATCGTTGTAATTTCAACATGTATGATTAGTGGTCTTTATTGGCCGGTTGAAATTGAACCAGCTTGGATGCAAACAGCGGCAAATTTTGTTCCGCAAACGTGGGCGATGCGTGGCTTTACGGAGTTAATTGTAAGGGGAGGTACATTAGCAGATATAGGAGGATATATTGGTATACTCATTTTATTTGCAGGAGTATTTTTCGTAATTGGTTTAACAAGAATACGTTATGACTGAAAAAAGAAAGCAGAGTTCACAGCTTTACGCGCTGAACTCTGCTTTCTTTTTGTGTGGCATCTTCTCTCGTTGAAATTATAATAGCGATCCCGAGCATAATAAAAAAAGCTAAAAAGAGGACGAACTTTGGGAAGAAAGGGAATAGTAATAGTGCCCCGACTATCATAATCGTTAATAATATATAGTGCAGGACATATTGGAATAGGTTGTCCATGTTTTCGCCCCCTTTTTGGTAGTTGATTGTTATTATTCTATGCGTGGCTATTAGGTAATAGAAGGTGTTTTTTGTTTTTTTGAGAGAAAACAATTAGTAAGGATTGACATACCTATTGAAAAGGAATAATCTTGAAATCAATTCATACTATTTTTATAGGTAAAATAAAAATAGTTACAGAAAGGGGCGTTATGTTCCCTCTTAATTAAAAAACAGGAAAGTAAGGGTGAGAATTATGCGAAAGGCTTTGAAAGGGTTACTTGCTACATTCCTTAGTACATCGGTTTTATTAGCAGGATGCGCTCAAGAAGAGAAAAGTACAAATGAAGCAGCAAAGATGCCGAAAGTAAAAGATGAGTTTATTAAGGCGAGTGACAAAGCAAAAAGTCCAGCAAAGGCAAAAGAAAGAAAAGATACTTTTGTAATTGGAATGCCGAGCCCTGGCGGGATATTCCTTCCGCATTTTATGGAAAATGGATGGGATGGTAATATAACGCAAGCTATATTTGCGCCTCTTGTTGGATTGGATAAGGAAGGGAAACCAATTCCCATTTTGGCGAAGAAGTGGGATATTTCGGAGGATCAGCTTACATATACGTTCCACTTGAAAGATGATTTGAAGTTTAGTGATGGTTCGCCGTTAACTGCAGATGATGTAGCATTTACATTA
Encoded here:
- a CDS encoding ABC transporter permease, coding for MKKVWALCWLELKQILIKPQSYILMFGMPIIFTLIFGGLLGGSGNEKVNVSLVDKDGSVLSSKYYEEIKKSDLISIEKVTYAEGKQRIENKKSSGIIIIPKNFQKSMLDRKVENIQFQASADFTGGASVEQVLASALKKMEIEVSAARDFEKKSNTPWETMYETIYTKVNPVSIQKESILHDDQKLNNVTGRAAGFSILFVMIVMLSVTGTILKARQLGVWSRLLGTPVSKVQILAGYILSFFLIGWIQFGVLMILTHSLFDVQWGNLLGVITLVSVLLLTVIGLALLLASIVKTTEQQSALGNIVVISTCMISGLYWPVEIEPAWMQTAANFVPQTWAMRGFTELIVRGGTLADIGGYIGILILFAGVFFVIGLTRIRYD